In a single window of the Limnohabitans sp. 2KL-27 genome:
- a CDS encoding beta-ketoacyl-ACP synthase III, giving the protein MKIYSRILGTGSYLPARRLSNAELAAELAQQGVETSDDWIVERTGIRARHFAADNQGCSDLATEAARQALSASGLAAADIDLIIVATSTPDMVFPSVATMVQHKLGASGCPAFDVQAVCSGFIYAMTIADAMIQSGSAKRALVIGSEIFSRILDFKDRTTCVLFGDGAGAVVLEASDQPGILATDLHADGKYKDILCVPGHVNRGGILGDPVLKMDGQAVFKLAVGVLEETARASLAKANLTDADIDWLIPHQANIRIMQSTARKLKLGADKVVVTVDQHGNTSAASIPLALDTAVRDGRIQRGQTLMLEGVGGGFTWGSVLLRY; this is encoded by the coding sequence ATGAAAATTTATTCACGCATTTTGGGCACCGGCAGCTATCTGCCTGCCAGACGCCTGAGCAACGCCGAGCTCGCTGCCGAATTGGCGCAGCAAGGGGTTGAAACCTCGGACGACTGGATCGTGGAGCGCACAGGCATCCGTGCCCGACACTTCGCTGCCGATAACCAAGGTTGCAGCGATCTGGCCACCGAGGCCGCCCGCCAAGCGCTGTCTGCGTCGGGCCTGGCTGCGGCAGACATTGACTTGATCATTGTGGCCACATCCACCCCCGATATGGTGTTTCCGTCGGTGGCGACCATGGTCCAGCACAAACTGGGCGCATCGGGTTGTCCGGCATTTGACGTCCAGGCCGTGTGCAGCGGTTTCATCTATGCCATGACCATTGCCGACGCGATGATCCAGTCTGGCTCGGCCAAGCGCGCGCTGGTGATTGGCTCTGAGATTTTCAGCCGCATCCTCGACTTCAAGGACCGCACGACCTGTGTGTTGTTTGGCGACGGCGCAGGTGCGGTGGTGCTCGAAGCTTCGGATCAGCCCGGCATCTTGGCCACAGACTTGCATGCCGATGGCAAGTACAAGGACATTTTGTGCGTACCTGGCCACGTCAACCGCGGCGGCATTCTGGGGGATCCCGTGCTCAAGATGGATGGCCAGGCCGTCTTCAAACTGGCGGTGGGCGTTCTTGAAGAGACCGCTCGCGCCAGCCTGGCCAAGGCCAATTTGACCGATGCCGACATCGACTGGTTGATCCCGCATCAGGCCAACATCCGCATCATGCAAAGCACCGCCAGAAAGCTCAAGCTGGGCGCTGACAAGGTGGTGGTGACGGTGGACCAGCATGGCAACACATCGGCCGCTTCGATCCCTCTGGCGCTGGACACGGCTGTGCGCGATGGGCGCATTCAGCGTGGTCAGACCCTCATGCTCGAAGGCGTGGGCGGCGGCTTCACATGGGGCTCCGTACTTTTGCGTTATTGA
- a CDS encoding S49 family peptidase, with amino-acid sequence MQDPQDLASAPASQEPAKTAPTAEAGWERQTLERLAFANLDEQKTARRWKVGLRVAWLVLLAVVFWQAFSLNSTASNPSLPHTAMVSIVGEIGSETEASAENVMSSMRLALEDSGSKALVLLINSPGGSPVQAGLINDEIVRLRALHNKPIYAVVEESCASAAYYIAAAADRIYVDKASIVGSIGVLMDGFGFTELMNKLGVERRLMTAGTNKGFLDPFSPQTEPQRKHAQAMLDQIHTQFIEVVKKGRGDRLKETPEMFSGLFWSGQQAVDLGLADSLGSLDGVAREVVKAPDVIDYTQRENVAERLVKRFGAAVGEGTVRALRTSTGLR; translated from the coding sequence TCGCGTCCGCACCGGCCTCTCAAGAACCCGCCAAAACAGCCCCGACCGCCGAAGCGGGTTGGGAGCGTCAGACCTTGGAGCGATTGGCTTTTGCCAATTTGGATGAACAAAAAACAGCCCGTCGCTGGAAAGTGGGCTTGCGCGTGGCTTGGCTGGTCTTGTTGGCCGTGGTGTTTTGGCAGGCGTTCAGTTTGAATTCAACCGCCAGCAACCCCAGCTTGCCGCACACGGCCATGGTGTCCATCGTGGGTGAAATTGGTTCAGAGACCGAAGCCAGCGCTGAAAACGTCATGTCGTCCATGCGTTTGGCTTTGGAAGACTCGGGTTCAAAGGCTTTGGTCTTGCTGATCAATTCGCCCGGCGGCAGCCCGGTGCAGGCGGGCCTCATCAACGACGAGATCGTGCGTTTGCGGGCCTTGCACAACAAACCCATATATGCCGTGGTGGAAGAGTCTTGCGCATCGGCCGCCTATTACATTGCGGCCGCAGCCGACCGTATTTATGTCGACAAGGCCAGCATTGTGGGCAGCATCGGCGTGCTGATGGACGGCTTCGGGTTCACTGAGCTGATGAACAAGCTGGGCGTGGAGCGTCGCTTGATGACGGCCGGGACCAACAAGGGTTTTCTGGACCCGTTCAGCCCGCAAACTGAGCCTCAGCGCAAGCATGCCCAGGCCATGCTGGACCAAATTCACACGCAGTTCATTGAGGTGGTGAAAAAAGGCCGTGGCGATCGCCTGAAAGAAACCCCTGAGATGTTCAGCGGCCTGTTTTGGAGTGGCCAGCAGGCGGTGGACTTGGGGTTGGCCGACAGCTTGGGCAGTTTGGATGGCGTGGCCCGCGAGGTGGTCAAAGCCCCGGATGTGATCGATTACACGCAGCGTGAAAACGTGGCCGAGCGCTTGGTCAAACGCTTTGGCGCGGCGGTGGGCGAAGGTACTGTCCGCGCCTTGCGCACCAGCACAGGTCTGCGCTAA
- the acpP gene encoding acyl carrier protein, protein MSDIEARVKKIIAEQLGVEESQVTNEKAFVADLGADSLDTVELVMALEDEFGIEIPDEDAEKITTVQAAIDYAQSKKA, encoded by the coding sequence ATGAGCGATATCGAAGCACGTGTCAAAAAAATCATTGCCGAACAACTTGGCGTTGAAGAGTCACAAGTCACCAACGAAAAAGCCTTTGTGGCCGATTTGGGTGCGGACTCCCTGGACACGGTGGAATTGGTGATGGCACTCGAAGACGAGTTCGGCATCGAGATTCCTGACGAAGATGCAGAAAAAATCACCACGGTGCAAGCTGCGATCGACTACGCCCAAAGCAAGAAGGCCTGA
- the fabF gene encoding beta-ketoacyl-ACP synthase II, whose product MTRRRVVVTGLGCVSPVGNTVADAWSNLLAGQSGIGPITRFDASAMSCRIVGEVKNFDLESYISAKEARTMDRFIHYGIAAASQAIQDSGLATGDALDEEEACRIGVVIGSGIGGLPLIEETHIEYTARGARRISPFFVPASIINMISGHVSMRSGFKGPNLAVVTACTTGLHSIGEAGRLIEYGDADVMIAGGSEGTVSPLGVGGFAAMRALSTRNDDPSAASRPWDKDRDGFVLGEGAGVMVLEEYEHAKARGAKIYAELGGYGMSADAGHMTAPSMDGPRRAMLNAMRNAGVNADQIDYLNAHGTSTPLGDINETNAIKAALGEHAYKTVVSSTKSMTGHLLGGAGGIESVFTVLALHHQKVPPTINLVNPDPECDLDYCANTARDMKIDVALKNNFGFGGTNGSLVFKRI is encoded by the coding sequence ATGACCCGGCGCCGCGTTGTTGTCACGGGTTTGGGATGCGTCAGTCCCGTGGGCAACACGGTCGCCGATGCATGGTCCAACCTGCTTGCCGGCCAGTCCGGCATTGGTCCCATCACCCGTTTTGACGCCTCGGCGATGTCTTGCCGGATCGTGGGTGAAGTCAAGAATTTTGACCTCGAGTCCTACATCAGCGCCAAAGAAGCGCGGACCATGGACCGTTTCATCCATTACGGCATTGCCGCGGCCTCGCAGGCCATTCAGGATTCAGGGCTGGCCACTGGTGATGCACTGGATGAAGAAGAGGCTTGCCGCATCGGTGTGGTGATCGGTTCTGGTATTGGCGGCTTGCCGCTGATCGAAGAAACCCACATTGAATACACCGCACGCGGTGCACGCCGAATTTCCCCGTTTTTCGTCCCAGCTTCGATCATCAACATGATCTCAGGCCATGTGTCGATGCGCAGCGGCTTCAAGGGCCCCAACCTGGCCGTTGTGACCGCTTGCACCACAGGCTTGCACAGCATTGGCGAAGCTGGGCGCCTGATCGAATATGGCGACGCCGACGTGATGATCGCCGGTGGTTCTGAAGGCACCGTGTCGCCGTTGGGCGTGGGTGGCTTTGCCGCGATGCGAGCTTTGTCGACCCGCAACGACGACCCTTCAGCCGCTTCCCGCCCTTGGGACAAGGACCGCGACGGTTTTGTGCTGGGAGAAGGCGCGGGCGTCATGGTGCTCGAAGAGTACGAACATGCCAAAGCCCGTGGCGCGAAAATTTATGCCGAGCTCGGTGGTTACGGCATGAGTGCCGACGCCGGGCACATGACTGCGCCCAGCATGGACGGCCCTCGCCGCGCCATGCTCAACGCCATGCGCAATGCCGGTGTCAACGCCGACCAGATCGATTACCTGAACGCCCATGGCACCTCCACACCGCTGGGTGACATCAACGAAACCAATGCCATCAAAGCGGCTTTGGGCGAACACGCGTACAAAACCGTGGTCAGTTCCACCAAGTCCATGACCGGCCATTTGCTGGGTGGCGCGGGTGGCATCGAGAGCGTGTTCACTGTGCTGGCGCTGCACCATCAAAAAGTGCCGCCCACGATCAACTTGGTCAACCCCGACCCTGAGTGCGATCTGGACTACTGCGCCAACACGGCACGGGACATGAAAATCGATGTGGCCCTGAAAAACAACTTTGGTTTCGGTGGCACCAACGGCTCTCTGGTGTTCAAACGCATCTGA
- a CDS encoding DUF177 domain-containing protein, which yields MEKKSDPQHLDVLAFARDAGHLQGEGALADWPRLAEEQHGDTLAAGAVLWQLTGRTLTPSGGADQIWLDLRASVRLPMQCQRCLTPVLDTVEAERSFRFVADEATAAALDDETEEDILVISRDFDALALVEDELILSLPLVPLHEVCPQAVPMSAVDPAFEEAAERPNPFGVLAGLKTGKPG from the coding sequence ATGGAAAAAAAATCAGACCCCCAACATCTGGATGTGCTGGCTTTCGCCCGCGACGCCGGTCATCTGCAAGGCGAGGGCGCATTGGCCGATTGGCCCCGTTTGGCCGAGGAACAGCACGGCGACACCCTGGCAGCCGGTGCCGTGCTTTGGCAATTGACCGGTCGAACGCTGACGCCATCCGGCGGTGCAGACCAAATTTGGTTGGATCTGCGTGCCTCGGTGCGGTTGCCCATGCAGTGCCAGCGCTGTTTGACGCCAGTGCTGGACACGGTAGAGGCCGAGCGCTCGTTTCGGTTTGTGGCCGACGAGGCCACCGCCGCGGCACTGGACGATGAGACCGAAGAGGACATTCTGGTCATCAGCCGAGACTTCGACGCTTTGGCGCTGGTGGAGGATGAATTGATTTTGTCATTGCCCCTGGTGCCTTTGCACGAAGTGTGCCCACAGGCCGTGCCCATGTCTGCCGTGGACCCGGCATTTGAAGAGGCGGCAGAGCGGCCGAACCCGTTCGGGGTTTTGGCGGGCCTGAAAACCGGCAAGCCCGGCTGA
- the fabD gene encoding ACP S-malonyltransferase: MTTFAFVFPGQGSQSVGMLDAWGDHPVVLETLQEASDALGENVAQLIHEGPKEALAMTTNTQPVMLVSAVAAYRAWLAEGGAKPSVVAGHSLGEYSALVASGVLSLAQAAPLVRLRAAAMQEAVPVGIGAMAAILGLPSDKVMAGCQEAQATFPAGSVEVVEAVNFNDAAQTVIAGSKAAVDKACEVLKGMGAKRALLLPVSAPFHSSLMKPAAEKLREKLATLTLGAPQIPVLNNIDVAIETDADRIRDALYRQAFGPVRWVECVQAIKARGVTTVVECGPGKVLAGMTKRIDPEMNGVALYDPATLAEVKGLLA; encoded by the coding sequence ATGACCACATTTGCTTTTGTTTTTCCCGGCCAGGGCTCCCAATCGGTGGGCATGCTGGATGCCTGGGGCGACCACCCGGTGGTGCTTGAAACCCTCCAAGAAGCCTCTGATGCCTTGGGCGAAAACGTGGCCCAACTGATCCACGAAGGCCCCAAGGAAGCGCTGGCCATGACCACCAACACCCAGCCCGTGATGCTGGTGTCTGCCGTGGCCGCCTACCGCGCCTGGTTGGCTGAAGGCGGCGCCAAGCCGTCGGTCGTGGCCGGTCACTCATTGGGCGAATACAGCGCTTTGGTGGCTTCGGGTGTGTTGAGCTTGGCGCAAGCCGCGCCGCTGGTGCGCTTGCGGGCCGCCGCCATGCAGGAAGCTGTGCCTGTGGGCATCGGGGCCATGGCGGCCATTTTGGGTTTGCCTTCGGACAAAGTCATGGCGGGTTGCCAAGAGGCGCAAGCCACATTCCCTGCTGGCAGCGTCGAAGTGGTGGAGGCGGTGAACTTCAACGATGCCGCGCAGACCGTGATCGCGGGCAGCAAAGCGGCGGTGGACAAGGCTTGCGAAGTGCTCAAGGGCATGGGCGCCAAGCGTGCGCTGCTCTTGCCCGTGTCGGCCCCGTTCCACTCAAGCCTGATGAAGCCTGCGGCTGAAAAACTGCGCGAGAAGTTGGCCACCCTGACCTTGGGCGCACCGCAAATTCCGGTGCTCAACAACATCGATGTGGCCATCGAAACCGATGCCGATCGCATCCGCGACGCGCTCTACCGTCAGGCCTTCGGCCCAGTACGCTGGGTCGAGTGTGTGCAGGCCATCAAGGCCCGCGGCGTGACGACCGTGGTCGAGTGCGGCCCTGGCAAGGTGCTGGCCGGTATGACCAAACGGATTGACCCCGAAATGAACGGCGTGGCGTTGTACGACCCCGCTACCCTGGCCGAAGTGAAAGGATTGCTGGCATGA
- a CDS encoding SAM-dependent methyltransferase, whose translation MNASQPRKGRLFLVPTPLDFGCTEQAPITDVLPTSTLATAARIQHWVCENAKSTRAFLKRVGETHPLIAPLAEQTITELPRHVHKKGDHQSGFDGKPMLAAALQGQDVGLISEAGMPAVADPGSSVVRAAHDQGIAVVPLVGPVSLLLALAASGLNGQNFAFVGYLPQEASERAARLKQLESLALKTGQTQLWIETPYRNAAMLSSLLQSLSPNTRLAIASGLTLASASIQSHAVSQWKKGRQGPDGHTPAVYAIGP comes from the coding sequence GTGAACGCCTCCCAACCCCGCAAAGGTCGCTTGTTTTTGGTCCCTACACCCCTGGACTTTGGCTGCACCGAACAAGCCCCCATCACCGATGTGCTGCCGACCAGCACCCTGGCCACGGCTGCCCGCATCCAGCATTGGGTCTGCGAAAACGCCAAAAGCACCCGCGCCTTTTTGAAGCGCGTGGGTGAAACCCACCCCTTGATCGCCCCCTTGGCCGAACAAACCATCACCGAACTGCCGCGGCATGTGCACAAAAAAGGCGACCACCAATCGGGTTTTGATGGCAAACCTATGCTGGCTGCAGCGCTCCAAGGGCAGGATGTGGGCCTGATCAGTGAAGCCGGCATGCCTGCCGTCGCCGACCCCGGCAGCTCGGTGGTTCGGGCCGCGCACGATCAGGGCATCGCCGTGGTCCCACTGGTTGGTCCTGTATCGTTGTTGCTGGCTTTGGCCGCCAGCGGCCTCAACGGCCAAAACTTCGCCTTTGTGGGTTACCTACCGCAAGAAGCCAGCGAACGCGCTGCCCGACTGAAGCAACTGGAATCTCTGGCCCTCAAAACCGGCCAGACCCAGTTGTGGATCGAAACCCCTTACCGCAACGCCGCCATGTTGAGCAGCCTGCTGCAAAGCCTGAGCCCCAACACGCGCCTGGCCATCGCCAGCGGTTTGACGCTGGCCTCGGCCAGCATCCAGAGCCACGCCGTGTCGCAATGGAAAAAGGGCAGACAAGGCCCTGATGGTCACACGCCCGCGGTTTACGCCATCGGGCCTTGA
- the plsX gene encoding phosphate acyltransferase PlsX: protein MTSPIPITLAVDCMGGDHGPRVTLAACRHFLASHPDARLLLVGRAEALAAFADPRAEVVAATEVVEMDDPLEVALRKKKDSSMRVAIEQVRDGKAAAAVSAGNTGALMAIARYVLKTMDGIDRPAIAGQMPNFKGGGTTMLDLGANVDCTPEHLLQFAVMGSALVSVLQNKDHPSVGLLNIGEEAIKGNEIIKKTGELLRSAANSGDLNFHGNVEGNDIFKGTVDIVVCDGFVGNVALKASEGLATMVGGFLKAEFSRNIFTKTAALLAYPVLTAFKNRVDHRRYNGAALLGLRGLVFKSHGSADELAFENALIRAYDAARNQLLDRVRDRIAHAAPLLMGAQAERSEPAVTSV, encoded by the coding sequence ATGACCTCGCCCATCCCGATCACCCTGGCAGTCGATTGCATGGGGGGTGACCACGGCCCTCGCGTCACGCTGGCGGCTTGTCGCCATTTTCTGGCCAGTCACCCCGACGCGCGCTTGTTGCTGGTCGGGCGTGCCGAAGCGCTGGCGGCATTTGCCGACCCTCGGGCTGAAGTGGTGGCAGCCACTGAAGTGGTCGAAATGGACGACCCGCTGGAAGTGGCTTTGCGCAAGAAAAAAGACTCTTCCATGCGCGTGGCCATCGAGCAGGTGCGCGATGGCAAGGCCGCCGCGGCTGTGTCGGCGGGCAACACGGGTGCATTGATGGCGATTGCCCGGTATGTGCTCAAAACCATGGACGGCATTGACCGGCCGGCCATCGCAGGACAGATGCCCAATTTCAAGGGCGGCGGCACCACCATGCTCGATTTGGGGGCCAATGTCGATTGCACGCCCGAGCATTTGCTGCAATTTGCGGTCATGGGTTCGGCCTTGGTCTCGGTCCTGCAGAACAAGGATCATCCTTCGGTGGGCTTGCTCAACATCGGTGAAGAGGCCATCAAAGGCAATGAAATCATCAAAAAAACAGGTGAATTGCTGCGATCTGCTGCGAATTCCGGTGATTTGAATTTTCACGGCAACGTCGAAGGCAATGATATTTTCAAAGGCACCGTGGACATTGTGGTGTGCGATGGCTTTGTCGGTAATGTGGCGCTGAAGGCCAGTGAAGGCCTGGCCACCATGGTGGGTGGTTTTTTGAAGGCTGAGTTTTCTCGCAATATCTTCACGAAAACCGCCGCCTTATTGGCTTATCCGGTGTTAACTGCGTTTAAAAATCGCGTAGATCACCGTCGTTACAACGGCGCGGCCCTGTTGGGCTTGCGTGGCCTTGTCTTCAAAAGCCACGGCTCGGCCGACGAGTTGGCTTTTGAGAATGCCTTGATCCGGGCTTATGATGCAGCCCGAAACCAATTGCTGGACCGCGTTCGGGACCGCATTGCCCACGCCGCTCCTTTGTTGATGGGGGCTCAGGCTGAGCGATCTGAGCCCGCGGTCACGTCTGTATGA
- the rpmF gene encoding 50S ribosomal protein L32, with the protein MAVQQNKKSPSKRGMHRSHNALNVPGIAVEPTTGETHLRHHISPNGFYRGRQVLKNKSEA; encoded by the coding sequence ATGGCTGTTCAGCAAAACAAAAAGTCGCCCTCCAAGCGCGGTATGCACCGCTCGCACAATGCTTTGAATGTGCCCGGCATCGCTGTCGAGCCCACCACAGGCGAAACCCACCTGCGTCACCACATCAGCCCCAACGGCTTTTACCGTGGCCGTCAGGTGTTGAAAAACAAATCCGAAGCCTGA
- a CDS encoding DegQ family serine endoprotease → MALASGLAVGLAWLPASPVMAQTPSARGLPDFTDLVEQVGPSVVNIRTLEKVRPSAAGAGTPDEEMQELFRRFFGVPMPNGPRQAPRQQRPQEEAQPRGVGSGFILSSDGFIMTNAHVVEGADEVMVTLTDKREFKARIVGADKRTDVAVVKIQATGLPAVKVGDVSRLRVGEWVMAIGSPFGLENTVTAGIVSAKQRDTGDYLSFIQTDVAINPGNSGGPLINMRGEVVGINSQIYSRSGGFMGISFAIPMDEAMRVSEQLRSSGRVSRGRIGVQIAPVTKEVAESIGLGKAQGVLVRGVEEASPAEKAGLEAGDIITRFDGKPIDKPADLPRAVGNTKPGSNVGITVFRRGGLRDLSITVAEVEAEKVASATPEKKAPVASAQHWGLTLSDLTEGQKRELRVRAGVRVDAVADAASRAGIREGDVILAIANTEVTSLKEFELIMSRVDKTRPVSVLIRRGDGAQYVLIRPAQ, encoded by the coding sequence ATGGCACTGGCCAGTGGCTTGGCGGTGGGACTGGCATGGCTGCCCGCATCACCCGTCATGGCCCAAACCCCGAGCGCGAGGGGTTTGCCAGACTTCACCGATCTGGTGGAGCAGGTCGGACCCTCTGTGGTCAATATCCGCACGCTCGAAAAAGTCCGTCCCAGCGCTGCAGGGGCTGGGACACCCGACGAGGAAATGCAGGAACTCTTCAGGCGCTTTTTTGGCGTGCCCATGCCCAATGGGCCCCGGCAGGCCCCACGTCAACAAAGACCCCAGGAGGAGGCCCAGCCTAGGGGAGTGGGTTCTGGTTTCATCCTCAGCTCAGATGGTTTCATCATGACCAATGCCCATGTGGTGGAAGGCGCCGATGAGGTGATGGTCACCCTGACGGACAAGCGTGAATTCAAGGCCCGCATAGTGGGCGCTGACAAGCGCACGGATGTGGCAGTGGTCAAAATTCAAGCCACGGGATTGCCCGCCGTGAAGGTGGGGGATGTCAGCCGCTTGCGCGTTGGTGAATGGGTCATGGCGATTGGCTCCCCCTTTGGCTTGGAAAACACGGTCACGGCAGGCATCGTGAGCGCCAAGCAGCGCGACACGGGCGATTACTTGTCATTCATCCAGACCGATGTGGCCATCAACCCGGGTAACTCTGGCGGCCCCCTCATCAACATGCGCGGTGAAGTGGTGGGCATCAACAGCCAGATCTATTCGCGCTCCGGCGGCTTCATGGGCATTTCGTTCGCGATTCCGATGGACGAGGCGATGCGTGTGAGCGAACAGCTGCGCAGCAGCGGTCGTGTGAGTCGGGGGCGCATTGGCGTTCAGATTGCGCCGGTCACCAAGGAAGTGGCCGAATCGATTGGCTTGGGCAAGGCGCAGGGCGTGTTGGTGCGGGGGGTTGAAGAAGCCTCGCCTGCTGAAAAAGCAGGCCTCGAGGCGGGAGACATCATCACGCGCTTTGATGGCAAACCCATCGACAAGCCCGCAGATTTGCCACGTGCTGTGGGCAATACCAAGCCCGGCAGCAATGTGGGCATCACCGTGTTCCGCCGAGGGGGCCTCAGGGACTTGAGCATCACGGTGGCCGAGGTCGAAGCTGAGAAAGTGGCTTCTGCGACCCCGGAAAAGAAAGCACCGGTGGCCAGTGCACAGCATTGGGGCCTGACGCTCAGTGACTTGACCGAGGGACAGAAGCGCGAGCTGCGAGTGCGCGCTGGCGTGCGTGTTGACGCCGTGGCCGATGCCGCCTCGAGGGCCGGTATTCGTGAAGGCGATGTGATCTTGGCGATCGCGAACACGGAAGTCACGTCCCTCAAGGAGTTTGAGTTGATCATGTCCCGCGTGGACAAGACGCGTCCCGTCAGTGTCTTGATTCGACGCGGTGATGGCGCCCAATATGTGCTGATTCGACCCGCGCAATGA
- the fabG gene encoding 3-oxoacyl-ACP reductase FabG codes for MSDTPQQVALVTGASRGIGAAIAWHLAQAGYVVIGTATSDDGAAKISQALSAYPGCRGANLNVNDVAAGEALIDAIVKEHGGLQVLVNNAGITRDTLAMRMKDDDWDAVLDTNLKAVFRMSRAVIRPMMKQRYGRIISITSVVGASGNPGQANYAAAKAGVAGMTRALARELGSRNITVNCVAPGFIATDMTASLPEEQHKALLGQIPLGHLGQPEDIAHAVAYLAGPQAGYVTGQELHVNGGMFMA; via the coding sequence ATGAGCGACACCCCACAACAAGTGGCCCTGGTCACAGGCGCCTCACGCGGCATTGGCGCTGCCATTGCTTGGCATTTGGCCCAGGCCGGTTACGTGGTCATTGGCACCGCCACCAGCGACGATGGTGCAGCCAAAATTAGCCAAGCGCTGTCGGCTTACCCCGGCTGCCGGGGTGCCAACCTGAACGTCAACGATGTGGCTGCAGGCGAAGCCCTGATCGACGCCATTGTCAAAGAACATGGTGGCCTGCAGGTGCTGGTCAACAACGCGGGCATCACCCGCGACACGCTGGCCATGCGCATGAAGGATGACGATTGGGACGCGGTGCTGGACACCAACCTCAAGGCGGTGTTTCGCATGAGCCGCGCCGTGATCCGCCCCATGATGAAGCAGCGCTACGGCCGCATCATCAGCATCACCAGCGTGGTGGGTGCGTCGGGTAACCCCGGGCAGGCCAATTACGCCGCCGCCAAGGCGGGCGTGGCGGGCATGACCCGTGCACTCGCTCGCGAACTGGGCAGCCGAAACATCACGGTCAACTGCGTGGCCCCCGGGTTCATCGCCACCGACATGACCGCCAGTCTGCCCGAAGAGCAACACAAAGCCTTGTTGGGCCAGATTCCTCTGGGGCATCTGGGCCAACCCGAAGACATTGCCCACGCGGTCGCCTACCTGGCCGGACCGCAGGCGGGATATGTCACTGGACAAGAATTGCATGTCAATGGTGGCATGTTCATGGCCTGA
- a CDS encoding Maf family nucleotide pyrophosphatase, with protein MTPTADASTAPPRSVVLGSTSRYRRELMERLRVPFTVAAPHVDETPWPGEAPKALALRLALAKAKAVATLHPEAVVIGSDQVADLAGQPLGKPGEHGRAVTQLRQMRGQTVIFQTALAVVCLATGFEQVDLAQVRVVFRDLSDEDIEAYLLAEKPYDCAGSAKSEGLGIALLESIDNDDPTALIGLPLIRTARLLRQAGVKLL; from the coding sequence TTGACACCGACAGCAGATGCCTCGACCGCCCCACCACGCTCCGTCGTATTGGGCTCCACCTCGCGCTACCGCCGGGAATTGATGGAACGCCTGCGTGTGCCCTTCACGGTCGCGGCACCCCATGTGGACGAAACGCCTTGGCCTGGCGAAGCGCCAAAAGCTTTGGCCCTGCGACTGGCTTTGGCCAAGGCCAAGGCTGTGGCCACCCTGCACCCCGAAGCGGTCGTGATTGGTTCAGACCAAGTGGCCGATTTGGCGGGCCAACCGCTGGGCAAACCCGGCGAGCATGGACGCGCCGTGACCCAACTGCGCCAAATGCGTGGCCAAACGGTGATTTTTCAGACCGCCTTGGCCGTGGTTTGCCTGGCCACGGGCTTTGAACAGGTGGATTTGGCCCAGGTGCGCGTGGTTTTTCGCGATTTGAGCGACGAAGACATCGAGGCCTATTTGCTAGCCGAAAAGCCCTATGACTGTGCCGGCAGCGCCAAAAGCGAAGGTTTGGGCATCGCCCTGCTCGAATCGATCGACAACGACGACCCGACCGCCCTGATTGGGCTGCCGCTGATCCGCACCGCACGTTTGCTGCGCCAGGCTGGAGTGAAATTGCTGTGA